The following coding sequences are from one Pseudoalteromonas carrageenovora IAM 12662 window:
- a CDS encoding glutathione S-transferase family protein has product MIKLHHLNKSRSKRILWLLEELDVDYEIVAYQRNTETFLAPDELKKVHQLGKSPVIEDDGLIVTESGAITDYLITKYGNGKFAPKAGTAEYVEYQQWLHFAESSAILPLLLKMFVLKDGAKTEFLENYADAETVKVISYFNDRLQGKRYLVGDTLTGADIMMSFIVEIVKNSGQLAHFKHLVKYDEQLQSHEKFHTANELEAKYD; this is encoded by the coding sequence ATGATTAAACTACACCATTTAAATAAATCGCGCTCAAAACGTATTCTTTGGCTTTTAGAAGAGCTAGATGTTGATTACGAAATTGTTGCCTACCAACGCAATACAGAAACTTTTTTAGCGCCTGACGAACTTAAAAAAGTACACCAATTAGGTAAGTCACCAGTGATTGAAGACGATGGCTTAATTGTTACCGAATCTGGCGCTATTACCGACTACCTAATTACTAAATACGGTAACGGAAAATTTGCGCCAAAAGCAGGCACCGCTGAATATGTTGAATATCAACAATGGCTACACTTTGCTGAAAGCTCAGCTATTTTACCACTATTACTTAAAATGTTTGTTTTAAAAGATGGCGCTAAAACAGAGTTTTTAGAAAATTATGCCGACGCAGAAACCGTTAAAGTAATTAGCTATTTTAATGACCGACTACAAGGTAAGCGCTATTTAGTAGGCGACACCCTTACTGGTGCCGACATTATGATGTCGTTTATTGTAGAAATAGTTAAAAACTCAGGCCAACTTGCGCACTTTAAACACCTTGTAAAGTACGATGAGCAATTACAAAGCCACGAGAAGTTTCATACGGCTAATGAGCTAGAAGCTAAATACGACTAA
- a CDS encoding response regulator, giving the protein MTKILILEDSPPLQSFLKTLLQASGYELSICDKGLDGFARLSEQSYDLVLLDLGLLDMDGQDWLIEFRQWSALPVLVLSARDGEVEKVTALDNGANDYITKPFSANELLARIRVLLRTQSQPSVAFTCGNIKIDPQKHSVTASGGEVKLTKKEYAILLLLFQNKNKVLTHNAILSHIWGAQYVERPEYVRVHVAQLRQKLEANPASPKYILTEPAVGYRLVD; this is encoded by the coding sequence ATGACTAAAATCTTGATATTAGAAGATTCTCCCCCCCTTCAAAGCTTTTTAAAAACTTTGTTGCAAGCCAGTGGCTACGAGCTAAGTATTTGTGATAAAGGGTTAGATGGCTTTGCACGTTTAAGTGAGCAAAGTTACGATCTTGTATTGTTAGACTTGGGCCTTTTAGACATGGATGGTCAAGACTGGTTAATTGAGTTTAGACAATGGAGTGCCTTACCTGTTTTAGTACTCTCAGCTCGAGATGGCGAAGTTGAAAAAGTCACAGCGCTTGATAATGGGGCAAATGACTATATTACTAAACCGTTTAGCGCGAATGAGTTGCTAGCCCGAATTCGGGTTTTATTACGCACCCAAAGCCAACCGAGTGTGGCATTTACCTGCGGGAATATAAAAATAGATCCGCAAAAGCACAGTGTTACTGCTTCTGGAGGTGAGGTAAAACTCACTAAAAAAGAGTACGCAATACTCTTATTGCTGTTTCAAAATAAAAATAAAGTACTCACCCATAATGCAATCTTAAGCCATATCTGGGGGGCGCAGTATGTAGAGCGTCCTGAATACGTGAGAGTCCATGTGGCACAGCTCAGACAAAAACTAGAGGCTAACCCTGCGAGTCCAAAATATATTTTAACTGAACCGGCCGTGGGTTATCGATTGGTTGACTAA
- a CDS encoding potassium channel family protein has translation MAHFTVIGLGRFGIAASLELIHLGHTVTGVDSNPKLAEKYVEHLSETVVCDSTDEAALKELDLASSQAVLVAIGEDMQSSILCTLALKNLAVKQIWVKASTKAHHTIISKLGVTRIIHPEEEMGVRVAQALNYPVVNDYISLGNGLYVVEVSIKAHLHKTKLGHLLKEIKGTVNPLLVKRAKQTFVKLDDDFELLTYDTLLLSGSRVELNYLAPRLL, from the coding sequence ATGGCACATTTTACAGTGATCGGATTGGGTCGATTTGGCATTGCAGCAAGCCTTGAGTTAATTCATTTAGGGCATACAGTCACTGGGGTTGATAGTAACCCTAAACTAGCTGAAAAATATGTTGAGCATTTATCAGAAACCGTTGTTTGCGACTCCACTGATGAAGCCGCACTTAAAGAGCTTGATTTAGCGAGCAGTCAGGCAGTTTTAGTGGCGATTGGAGAAGACATGCAATCGAGCATTCTGTGCACCCTTGCATTAAAAAACCTAGCTGTTAAGCAAATATGGGTAAAAGCGAGCACCAAAGCCCATCACACAATTATTTCTAAGCTAGGTGTAACACGCATTATTCATCCTGAAGAAGAAATGGGCGTGCGCGTTGCACAAGCGCTTAATTACCCTGTAGTAAACGACTATATTTCCTTAGGCAATGGCTTATACGTTGTTGAAGTAAGTATAAAAGCGCACTTACATAAAACAAAACTAGGGCATTTACTTAAAGAAATAAAAGGTACTGTAAACCCATTATTGGTCAAGCGCGCAAAGCAAACGTTTGTCAAACTTGATGACGACTTTGAGTTACTTACCTACGACACTTTACTGTTATCAGGTAGCCGAGTCGAACTAAACTATCTTGCACCAAGGCTTTTATAA
- a CDS encoding DUF4118 domain-containing protein — MNQAEAKPRWYKALFLSVIMPLIVVFAIYPVRNWFTTTDIVMLQLLWVTWVAVRSNRRLAILTTLVSVACTDWFFVAPNFTFHIENIEYLVTFMVMLIVGFVISQLAGELSTKVRDVQLHASNSRTLYELAKDLNSLDTLDEQKKYFVERISKHLNASCTFIPATSQGNSEFILLSEVNPSWGGFNFTKRLTQGQKSFADTAISLLYQVHEKTLLRQQSAAISVQAELERAKNALLRSLSHDLRTPLATIMGASSMLADDEITLSDIVIKEQASNIYEQSKILNEHFDKVMELSRVNKMGENLSWQTINLQALLSEAKARRQQQLTDFVINTNIDAQTTCEGDVALLEIALANMLENAWRYGDKKVSVEFTRSSNQQKICYQLILTNNVITKAQTSSNEGVGLGSIICDVVAKFHQGTFTLTINNETNMAYAKLIWEKSND; from the coding sequence ATGAATCAGGCTGAGGCTAAACCACGTTGGTATAAAGCATTGTTTTTGTCGGTAATAATGCCATTAATTGTGGTTTTTGCCATTTACCCTGTACGTAACTGGTTTACTACCACCGATATCGTGATGCTTCAGTTATTATGGGTGACTTGGGTTGCTGTGCGCAGTAATCGCCGTCTTGCCATACTAACCACCTTGGTGAGTGTGGCGTGTACAGATTGGTTTTTTGTTGCCCCTAATTTTACTTTTCATATTGAAAACATAGAATATTTAGTAACCTTTATGGTTATGCTGATTGTTGGCTTTGTGATCAGCCAATTGGCAGGGGAGCTCAGTACTAAAGTTAGGGATGTGCAATTACATGCGAGTAATAGTCGCACCTTGTACGAACTGGCCAAAGACTTAAACAGTCTAGATACGCTGGATGAACAAAAAAAGTACTTTGTAGAGCGCATCAGTAAGCATTTAAACGCATCTTGTACATTTATACCTGCAACATCGCAGGGCAATAGTGAGTTTATATTGCTTAGTGAAGTTAACCCTAGCTGGGGCGGGTTTAATTTTACTAAACGGTTAACGCAAGGGCAAAAATCCTTTGCTGACACCGCTATTTCGCTTCTTTATCAGGTACATGAAAAAACGTTATTACGCCAACAGTCGGCTGCTATTTCGGTGCAAGCGGAATTAGAGCGCGCTAAAAATGCACTTTTACGCAGTTTGTCTCACGATTTACGCACACCACTGGCGACTATTATGGGCGCATCGAGCATGCTTGCAGATGATGAGATTACCCTCAGTGACATCGTGATAAAAGAACAAGCGAGTAATATTTATGAGCAAAGTAAAATACTAAATGAGCACTTTGATAAAGTAATGGAGTTAAGCCGAGTTAATAAAATGGGTGAAAACCTAAGTTGGCAAACAATAAACTTACAAGCACTACTTAGTGAAGCTAAAGCTAGAAGGCAGCAGCAACTCACTGATTTTGTCATAAATACCAATATAGACGCTCAAACAACATGCGAAGGGGATGTGGCTTTGTTAGAAATTGCGCTGGCTAATATGCTCGAAAATGCATGGCGTTATGGTGATAAAAAGGTGAGCGTTGAATTTACTCGAAGTAGCAATCAGCAAAAGATATGTTATCAGCTAATTCTCACTAATAACGTGATCACTAAAGCGCAAACAAGTAGCAATGAAGGCGTTGGGTTAGGCAGCATTATTTGTGATGTGGTTGCTAAATTTCATCAGGGCACATTTACATTAACAATTAATAACGAAACAAATATGGCGTACGCAAAGTTAATCTGGGAAAAAAGTAATGACTAA
- a CDS encoding anhydro-N-acetylmuramic acid kinase encodes MHPHIAALYNSAQKPSRLIIGLMSGTSLDGLDVALCKVTGAGINTQIEVLNFTTVDYNNEYKSKIKQVFAKRECDLELITLLHPWVGKLHGDMVNQCLHTWQVNPASIDVIASHGQTIYHCPQSQHNHKSFTNGTLQIGDSDQIAVTTGITTIGDFRQKHIAAGGEGAPLAVYGDYLFFANHNENRILLNMGGIANLTFLPKSGDANSVFSSDIGPGNTIMDAYIQQHFEGMHFDDGAKIAKAGKVNTALLNAMCSNTFFELALPKTTGPEVFNLAYLHAAQLQTNTQHLSHEDVMATLNMFSARVIANALNECAQSAKECVVYASGGGIHNPLLMAHLNALCPTIKAFENTDDLGINPDAKEAVLFAILANECLAGEQQHLNNTAQGIAGVTMGKVSFAD; translated from the coding sequence ATGCACCCACACATAGCCGCCCTTTATAATAGTGCCCAAAAACCAAGCCGTTTAATTATAGGTTTAATGAGTGGTACCTCGTTAGATGGGCTCGATGTAGCACTGTGTAAGGTAACGGGCGCAGGTATAAATACGCAAATTGAAGTGCTGAACTTTACCACCGTTGACTATAACAACGAGTATAAAAGTAAAATAAAGCAGGTATTTGCCAAACGAGAGTGTGATTTAGAACTTATTACCTTACTGCATCCATGGGTGGGTAAACTCCATGGCGATATGGTTAATCAGTGCTTACATACTTGGCAGGTGAATCCAGCAAGTATTGATGTAATAGCCAGTCACGGGCAAACAATTTACCACTGCCCACAGTCGCAGCATAATCATAAAAGCTTTACTAATGGCACATTACAAATTGGCGACAGCGACCAAATAGCCGTTACTACCGGCATTACAACGATTGGTGACTTTAGGCAAAAACACATAGCCGCAGGAGGGGAAGGTGCACCGCTTGCGGTATATGGCGATTACTTATTTTTTGCAAACCACAATGAGAACCGCATTTTATTAAACATGGGTGGTATTGCTAATTTAACGTTTTTACCTAAAAGCGGTGATGCAAATAGCGTATTTAGTAGCGACATAGGCCCAGGTAACACCATTATGGATGCGTACATACAGCAGCATTTTGAAGGCATGCACTTTGATGATGGCGCTAAAATAGCAAAAGCGGGCAAGGTAAATACAGCCTTATTAAATGCAATGTGTAGCAACACTTTTTTTGAGCTTGCGCTGCCTAAAACAACGGGGCCTGAAGTATTTAATTTAGCGTATTTGCATGCTGCTCAGCTGCAAACAAATACACAGCACTTAAGCCATGAAGATGTAATGGCAACTTTAAATATGTTTAGCGCAAGGGTAATTGCAAATGCGTTAAACGAATGCGCGCAAAGTGCTAAAGAGTGTGTGGTGTACGCAAGTGGTGGCGGTATTCATAACCCATTATTAATGGCGCACCTTAATGCGCTGTGCCCGACAATTAAAGCGTTTGAAAATACTGATGATTTAGGCATAAACCCCGATGCCAAAGAAGCCGTACTATTTGCCATTTTAGCCAACGAATGCCTAGCAGGTGAGCAGCAGCACCTAAATAATACTGCGCAGGGTATTGCTGGGGTCACTATGGGTAAAGTGAGCTTTGCTGATTAA
- a CDS encoding YkgJ family cysteine cluster protein, whose amino-acid sequence MPNTVIPSKTISSTPEPVTCANCQACCCQLEVRIVTDTGVPFQYIDYDKWGSEVMKRADDGWCQALDRNTLMCTIYENRPLTCREFEMASNECITEREIAGI is encoded by the coding sequence ATGCCTAATACTGTTATTCCAAGTAAAACTATTTCCTCTACACCTGAGCCCGTAACCTGCGCTAATTGCCAGGCATGTTGCTGCCAATTAGAAGTGCGTATAGTGACCGACACCGGCGTGCCTTTTCAGTACATTGATTACGACAAATGGGGCAGCGAAGTAATGAAACGCGCAGACGACGGCTGGTGTCAAGCACTCGACCGCAATACCCTAATGTGTACCATTTACGAAAACCGCCCACTTACGTGCCGCGAGTTTGAAATGGCCTCAAACGAGTGTATTACAGAGCGCGAAATAGCGGGTATTTAA
- a CDS encoding TrkH family potassium uptake protein: MVLWHPLKTPIDRKANGHKKLNAAPPLVLCCSFLILITLGALALKLPFATYAPISWIQSAFTATSAVTVTGLVVVDTGSVFTPFGQGVIALLIQLGGLGLMTFAVVTLMALGNKVGFIQKTVTKAAFNQTDTSTLVNTAKSVLLFALIVESVGIIILTLYWLPEMGLQKSFFHALFYTISAFNNAGFALSPNSLMQYVEDPVVNLTITYLFIIGGLGFTVLTDLYKSKRWAKLSPYSKLMLISTVIINVIALLLIYVIEYDNPKTLQPLSEIGKWLAAWFQAVTPRTAGFNTIAIEELKNASTALTMMLMFIGGGSLSTASGIKVVTFIVLILATYSYLRRDKGVTVLRREIDKYSVYKALALTVISAGVTWLAIFTLLVVEDAPFLDIAFEAVSALGTVGLSRGLTSSLSPLGEFIIMFLMFMGRIGPLTLAYFLASPRSKKLRYPSAQLSIG; this comes from the coding sequence ATGGTTTTATGGCACCCTCTCAAAACACCTATAGATCGAAAAGCCAATGGGCATAAAAAACTCAATGCGGCTCCACCGCTTGTTCTCTGCTGTAGTTTTTTAATATTAATAACGCTAGGGGCCCTGGCGTTAAAACTACCTTTTGCAACCTATGCGCCTATTTCATGGATACAAAGTGCGTTTACAGCAACCTCCGCGGTGACTGTAACCGGATTAGTTGTAGTTGATACTGGTTCAGTATTTACTCCTTTTGGACAAGGCGTTATTGCGCTATTAATTCAACTAGGTGGTCTGGGTTTAATGACCTTTGCGGTTGTAACTTTAATGGCGCTGGGTAATAAAGTTGGCTTTATTCAAAAAACAGTGACCAAAGCAGCCTTTAATCAAACAGATACATCGACTTTGGTAAATACCGCTAAGTCTGTTTTGCTATTTGCGCTAATCGTTGAATCTGTAGGCATTATTATTTTAACGCTGTATTGGCTACCCGAAATGGGTTTACAAAAAAGCTTTTTCCATGCACTTTTTTATACTATTAGCGCTTTTAACAACGCAGGGTTTGCATTGAGCCCCAATAGCTTAATGCAATATGTAGAAGACCCCGTTGTAAATTTAACAATTACCTATTTGTTTATTATTGGCGGCCTAGGCTTTACCGTATTAACCGATTTATATAAATCAAAGCGTTGGGCTAAGCTCAGTCCCTACAGTAAATTAATGCTGATCAGCACTGTTATTATTAACGTTATTGCATTGTTGCTTATTTACGTAATTGAATACGATAACCCAAAAACACTGCAGCCGTTATCTGAAATAGGTAAATGGCTAGCAGCTTGGTTTCAAGCCGTTACCCCTCGTACTGCGGGGTTTAATACCATTGCTATTGAAGAGTTAAAAAATGCCAGTACCGCTTTAACTATGATGCTTATGTTTATCGGTGGCGGGTCTTTGAGTACTGCAAGTGGCATAAAGGTCGTTACGTTTATCGTTTTAATATTAGCAACCTATAGCTACTTAAGGCGTGACAAGGGCGTCACCGTGTTACGCCGAGAAATAGACAAATATTCAGTGTATAAAGCATTAGCCTTAACCGTTATTTCAGCGGGAGTCACTTGGTTGGCTATTTTTACATTACTGGTCGTTGAAGATGCACCTTTTTTAGATATTGCTTTTGAAGCGGTATCGGCACTGGGTACGGTAGGACTTTCACGCGGTTTAACGTCATCGTTATCACCGCTGGGGGAGTTTATCATTATGTTTTTAATGTTTATGGGCAGAATAGGCCCGCTCACTCTCGCCTACTTTTTAGCAAGTCCACGAAGTAAAAAACTAAGATACCCAAGCGCACAACTCTCTATTGGTTAA
- a CDS encoding GNAT family N-acetyltransferase, whose translation MITLRDFKPTDAPHIINTLNDEQVTRFLSSKIPFPYTQADADWWINQGSKSGIIKAIIVNEQFAGCIGITPGEFEYSRSGEIGYWLNSHFWGQGIMTHAITKICDDAFKSSNLNRIFGAVFAGNTGSIKALTKCGFKAEAVLKQAIYKNGVFYDSHIFSKLK comes from the coding sequence ATGATCACCCTAAGAGACTTTAAACCAACAGACGCGCCACACATTATTAATACCTTAAACGATGAACAGGTTACGCGCTTTTTATCGTCTAAAATTCCATTTCCGTATACTCAAGCCGACGCCGACTGGTGGATAAACCAAGGCTCTAAAAGTGGGATTATTAAAGCAATTATTGTAAATGAGCAATTTGCAGGGTGTATAGGTATAACGCCCGGAGAATTTGAATATAGCCGCAGTGGCGAAATAGGCTATTGGCTTAATAGCCACTTTTGGGGGCAAGGTATAATGACACACGCTATTACAAAAATTTGCGATGACGCATTTAAAAGCTCAAACCTAAACCGTATTTTTGGCGCTGTATTTGCTGGTAATACTGGCTCTATAAAGGCACTCACTAAATGCGGCTTTAAAGCTGAAGCCGTTCTCAAACAGGCCATTTATAAAAATGGTGTGTTTTACGATAGCCATATTTTTAGCAAGCTAAAATAA
- a CDS encoding NADP-dependent oxidoreductase, giving the protein MSATSRQLTLASRPHGAPTDENFDLKTVDLPALKDGEVLLRTIYLSLDPYMRGRMSDAKSYADPVNVGDVMVGATVCQVEESKNDKFSEGEWVLAYTGWQSYAISNGEGLMQLGKEPENPSYALGILGMPGFTAYMGLLDIGAPKEGETVVVAAATGPVGATVGQIAKLKGCKVVGVAGGSEKCTHAVEKLGFDACIDHKADDFAEQLEKACDNGIDVYYENVGGKVFDAVLPLLNTAARVPLCGLVSQYNSTSLPEGPDRMGMLMGQLLTKRIKMQGFIIFDDYGHRYDEFAQDMQKWLKEGKVQYREHMVEGIENTVSAFNDMICGKNFGKTVVKINEPL; this is encoded by the coding sequence ATGTCTGCAACTAGTCGTCAACTTACTTTAGCATCACGCCCGCACGGAGCCCCTACCGATGAAAACTTTGACCTTAAAACAGTAGATTTACCAGCGCTTAAAGATGGCGAGGTGCTGCTGCGCACCATATACCTATCACTTGACCCATACATGCGTGGCCGCATGAGCGATGCAAAGTCGTACGCCGATCCGGTTAATGTGGGCGATGTAATGGTAGGCGCTACCGTATGCCAAGTAGAAGAGTCTAAAAACGATAAATTCAGCGAAGGCGAATGGGTACTTGCCTACACCGGTTGGCAAAGTTACGCCATTAGTAATGGCGAAGGCTTAATGCAATTAGGTAAAGAGCCAGAAAACCCATCGTACGCACTGGGTATTTTAGGTATGCCTGGCTTTACAGCCTACATGGGCTTACTAGATATTGGCGCACCTAAAGAAGGCGAAACCGTTGTAGTAGCTGCAGCAACAGGGCCGGTTGGCGCAACCGTTGGCCAAATAGCTAAACTCAAAGGCTGTAAAGTAGTGGGGGTTGCTGGTGGCAGCGAAAAATGTACACATGCTGTTGAAAAGCTGGGCTTTGATGCCTGTATTGATCACAAAGCCGATGACTTTGCAGAGCAGCTAGAAAAAGCCTGTGATAACGGCATAGATGTTTATTACGAAAATGTGGGCGGTAAAGTGTTTGATGCCGTATTGCCTCTACTTAATACCGCTGCCCGTGTGCCACTGTGTGGTTTAGTATCGCAATACAATTCTACAAGCTTACCTGAAGGCCCTGATCGTATGGGTATGCTAATGGGGCAGTTGCTTACTAAACGTATTAAAATGCAAGGCTTTATAATTTTTGACGACTACGGCCACCGCTACGACGAATTTGCACAAGACATGCAAAAATGGCTTAAAGAAGGCAAAGTTCAATACCGCGAGCACATGGTTGAAGGTATTGAAAACACTGTAAGCGCATTTAACGATATGATTTGCGGCAAAAACTTTGGTAAAACAGTGGTTAAAATTAACGAACCACTTTAA